In one Melaminivora jejuensis genomic region, the following are encoded:
- a CDS encoding NAD-dependent epimerase/dehydratase family protein translates to MPAHQNPLGALPARFRRPRLLIVGCGDVGLRAARELGAASGAQRCRVLALTSDPQRLPLLRAAGITALVGDLDRPASLRRLAGLATRVLHLAPPPGLGTAGQGGYSGLADPRTVALVRTLRRGAQAQALVYVSTSGVYGDCAGQWVSEARPVRPMTARARRRVHAEASLRALGRSGVRVSLLRAPGIYASDRAGGTPRERLLRGAPALVEAEDVHTNHIHADDLARACLLALWRGRPQRACNISDASGLKLGQYLDLAADLYGLPRPPRLTRAQAALQLSPLQMSFLGESRRLLTQRMERELGLQLRYPTVLQGLQAGLQRG, encoded by the coding sequence TTGCCCGCCCATCAAAACCCCCTCGGCGCGCTGCCGGCGCGCTTTCGCCGCCCGCGGCTGCTGATCGTCGGCTGCGGCGACGTTGGCCTGCGCGCGGCGCGCGAGCTGGGCGCGGCCAGCGGCGCGCAGCGCTGCCGGGTGCTGGCGCTGACCTCCGACCCGCAGCGCCTGCCCCTGCTGCGCGCTGCCGGCATCACGGCGCTGGTGGGTGATCTGGACAGGCCGGCCAGCCTGAGGCGCCTCGCCGGCCTGGCCACCCGGGTGCTGCACCTGGCGCCGCCGCCGGGGCTGGGCACCGCAGGGCAGGGCGGGTACAGCGGGCTGGCCGATCCGCGCACCGTGGCGCTGGTGCGCACGCTGCGCCGGGGCGCGCAGGCGCAGGCGCTGGTCTATGTCTCCACCAGCGGCGTCTATGGCGACTGCGCCGGGCAGTGGGTGAGTGAGGCGCGCCCGGTGCGGCCCATGACGGCGCGGGCGCGGCGGCGCGTCCACGCCGAGGCTAGCCTGCGCGCCCTGGGGCGCTCGGGCGTGCGCGTGAGCCTGCTGCGGGCGCCGGGCATCTACGCCAGCGACCGCGCGGGCGGCACGCCGCGCGAGCGGCTGCTCAGGGGCGCACCGGCCCTGGTGGAGGCCGAGGACGTCCACACCAACCACATCCACGCCGACGATCTGGCGCGCGCCTGCCTGCTGGCCCTGTGGCGCGGCCGGCCCCAGCGGGCCTGCAACATCAGCGATGCCAGTGGGCTGAAGCTGGGCCAGTACCTGGATCTGGCGGCTGATCTGTATGGCCTGCCGCGCCCGCCGCGCCTGACGCGGGCGCAGGCGGCGCTGCAACTTTCGCCGTTGCAGATGAGCTTTCTGGGCGAGTCGCGCCGGCTGCTCACGCAGCGCATGGAGCGCGAACTGGGGCTGCAGCTGCGCTATCCGACCGTGCTGCAGGGCCTGCAGGCCGGTCTTCAGCGTGGGTAG
- the purM gene encoding phosphoribosylformylglycinamidine cyclo-ligase: MSTSTSTPISYKDAGVDIDAGDALVERIKPLARKTLREGVMAGIGGFGALFEVPRRYREPVLVSGTDGVGTKLKLAFEWNMHDSVGIDLVAMSVNDVLVQGAEPLFFLDYFACGKLDVDTAAAVVGGIARGCELSGCALIGGETAEMPGMYPEGEYDLAGFAVGVVEKSKILNGAAVQAGDVVLGLQSSGVHSNGFSLVRKCLERAAGQGALPEQLDGQPLRQAVMAPTRLYVKSVLAALAAHPHSDETPGIKALAHITGGGLLENIPRVLPDGLAAHLTAGSWPRSELFAWLQRTAGIDDIEMNRTFNNGIGMVVVVAAEAAEAVRALLAEHGESVHTIGRIAERGAGAAVAIA; encoded by the coding sequence ATGAGCACCTCCACCTCCACCCCCATCTCCTACAAGGACGCCGGCGTTGACATCGACGCCGGCGACGCGCTGGTCGAGCGCATCAAGCCGCTGGCCAGGAAGACCCTGCGGGAGGGCGTGATGGCCGGGATCGGCGGCTTCGGCGCGCTGTTCGAGGTACCCAGGCGCTACCGCGAGCCGGTGCTGGTGTCGGGCACCGATGGCGTGGGCACCAAGCTGAAACTGGCCTTCGAGTGGAACATGCACGACAGCGTGGGCATCGACCTGGTGGCCATGAGCGTCAACGACGTGCTGGTGCAGGGCGCCGAGCCGCTGTTCTTCCTGGACTACTTCGCCTGCGGCAAGCTGGATGTGGACACGGCGGCGGCCGTGGTCGGCGGCATTGCGCGCGGCTGCGAGCTGTCGGGCTGCGCGCTGATCGGCGGCGAGACGGCGGAGATGCCCGGCATGTACCCCGAGGGCGAATACGACCTGGCCGGCTTTGCTGTGGGCGTGGTCGAGAAATCCAAGATCCTGAACGGCGCGGCCGTGCAGGCCGGCGACGTGGTGCTGGGCCTGCAGTCGAGCGGCGTACATTCCAACGGCTTTTCGCTGGTGCGCAAGTGCCTGGAGCGCGCCGCAGGCCAGGGCGCGCTGCCCGAGCAGCTGGACGGCCAGCCGCTGCGCCAGGCCGTCATGGCGCCCACCCGGCTGTACGTCAAGAGCGTGCTGGCCGCGCTGGCCGCACACCCGCACAGCGATGAGACTCCGGGCATCAAGGCGCTGGCGCACATCACCGGCGGCGGCCTGCTGGAGAACATCCCGCGCGTGCTGCCGGATGGCTTGGCCGCGCACCTCACAGCCGGCAGCTGGCCGCGCAGCGAGCTGTTCGCCTGGCTGCAGCGCACCGCCGGCATCGATGACATCGAGATGAACCGCACCTTCAACAACGGCATCGGCATGGTGGTCGTGGTGGCCGCCGAGGCCGCCGAGGCAGTGCGCGCGCTGCTTGCCGAGCACGGCGAGTCCGTACACACCATTGGCCGCATCGCCGAGCGCGGCGCCGGCGCTGCCGTGGCCATCGCCTGA
- a CDS encoding tripartite tricarboxylate transporter substrate binding protein, whose translation MSPSLHAQSSGPIRLVVPYAPGGPIDVTARALAERVRDSLGTVVVDNKAGAGGNIGADAVAKAAPDGLTIGIAATATHAVNPWLYSRMPYDAAKDFTGITQMVRVPNVLVVNAARAEQLKINTVADLIAYARANPAKLNYGSGGNGSAGHLAGEMFKQKAGIYALHIPYRGASPAQLALMAGEVDFNIDNLAAAAPNIRAGKLKALAVTSEQASPMLPGVPPLSATFPGFAIDTWWGLMAPAGTPKAAIDRLNKAFTDALKAPETKTRFEALLAEPVPTTPEQFNAFMAAERAKYQQVVKASGAKVD comes from the coding sequence GTGTCTCCCAGCCTGCACGCCCAGTCTTCGGGGCCCATCCGCCTGGTCGTGCCCTACGCCCCTGGCGGCCCCATCGACGTGACGGCCCGCGCCCTGGCCGAGCGCGTGCGCGACAGCCTGGGCACTGTGGTGGTGGACAACAAGGCCGGCGCTGGCGGCAACATCGGCGCCGACGCAGTGGCCAAGGCCGCGCCGGACGGCCTGACCATCGGCATCGCCGCCACGGCCACGCACGCTGTCAACCCCTGGCTGTACAGCCGTATGCCCTACGACGCGGCCAAGGATTTCACCGGCATCACGCAGATGGTGCGCGTGCCCAACGTGCTGGTGGTCAACGCCGCGCGCGCCGAGCAGCTCAAGATCAATACCGTGGCCGACCTGATCGCCTACGCCCGCGCCAACCCGGCCAAGCTCAACTACGGCAGCGGCGGCAACGGCAGCGCCGGCCACCTGGCCGGCGAGATGTTCAAGCAAAAGGCCGGCATCTATGCCCTGCACATCCCGTATCGCGGCGCCAGCCCGGCGCAGCTGGCGCTGATGGCCGGCGAGGTGGACTTCAACATCGACAACCTGGCGGCGGCTGCGCCCAACATCCGTGCCGGCAAGCTCAAGGCGCTGGCGGTGACCAGCGAGCAGGCCAGCCCCATGCTGCCAGGCGTGCCGCCGCTGTCGGCCACCTTCCCCGGCTTTGCCATCGACACCTGGTGGGGCCTGATGGCCCCGGCAGGCACGCCCAAGGCGGCCATCGACCGGCTGAACAAGGCCTTCACCGACGCCCTGAAAGCGCCCGAGACCAAGACCCGCTTCGAGGCCCTGCTGGCCGAGCCGGTGCCGACCACGCCCGAGCAGTTCAACGCCTTCATGGCCGCCGAGCGCGCCAAGTACCAGCAGGTGGTCAAGGCTTCGGGCGCCAAGGTCGATTAA
- the hda gene encoding DnaA regulatory inactivator Hda, giving the protein MKQLALDIGLASGPTLENFQPGSNAQALQHLRLAAGEAAALHSPVPIYLWGAPGTGKSHLLRAAYEALRAQGARVGWLDPAMRWPSAFDERWSAVLLHDVHRYSEEQQAAAFNWFINALDPAAGPPRWVLAAGDLPPADLALREDLRSRLAWGHVFQLQPLAEDELRAVLHRQAGERGMALAGDVVDYMLHHFSRDLGSLTGLLDRLDGFALRTQRAVTIPLLKSMLQGD; this is encoded by the coding sequence ATGAAGCAGCTGGCCCTGGACATCGGCCTGGCCAGCGGCCCGACGCTGGAGAACTTCCAGCCCGGCAGCAACGCCCAGGCGCTGCAGCACCTGCGCCTGGCCGCCGGCGAGGCGGCGGCGCTGCACTCGCCCGTGCCGATCTACCTGTGGGGCGCGCCGGGCACCGGCAAGTCGCACCTGCTGCGTGCCGCCTACGAGGCGCTGCGCGCCCAGGGCGCGCGCGTGGGCTGGCTCGACCCGGCCATGCGCTGGCCCAGCGCCTTCGACGAGCGCTGGAGCGCCGTGCTGCTGCACGACGTACACCGCTACAGCGAGGAGCAGCAGGCAGCGGCCTTCAACTGGTTCATCAACGCGCTCGACCCGGCGGCCGGCCCGCCGCGCTGGGTGCTGGCCGCCGGCGACCTGCCGCCCGCCGACCTGGCGCTGCGCGAGGACTTGCGCTCGCGCCTGGCCTGGGGCCATGTGTTCCAGTTGCAGCCGCTGGCCGAGGACGAACTGCGCGCCGTGCTGCACCGCCAGGCCGGCGAGCGCGGCATGGCGCTGGCCGGCGACGTGGTGGACTACATGCTGCACCACTTCTCGCGCGACCTGGGCAGCCTGACCGGGCTGCTCGACCGCCTGGACGGCTTTGCCCTGCGCACCCAGCGCGCCGTGACCATCCCGCTGCTCAAGAGCATGTTGCAAGGCGATTGA
- a CDS encoding DUF4124 domain-containing protein, with product MAALRRAPRSTQPLRQSSGRTLALLTLALCLPAAAQVVRCTDPATGRITYTDGGCASGQAVQEVLPPKSPEDIAREQQQAEAALARKHERQQRETAERAAERAAELEAARIEALRNPAPPPAYPAYPTPAPAPIIIAPPYGYPLPGHGGRPPHWRPPPPPPEITRCNVFRCYDRQGNSYPR from the coding sequence ATGGCGGCGTTGAGGCGCGCGCCGCGCAGCACCCAGCCCCTGCGCCAGTCCTCGGGCCGCACCCTGGCGCTGCTCACGCTGGCGCTGTGCCTGCCCGCCGCCGCCCAGGTGGTGCGCTGCACCGACCCGGCCACCGGGCGCATCACCTATACCGACGGCGGCTGCGCCAGTGGTCAGGCCGTCCAGGAGGTGCTGCCACCGAAAAGCCCCGAGGACATCGCCCGTGAGCAGCAGCAGGCCGAGGCCGCCCTGGCGCGCAAGCATGAGCGCCAGCAGCGCGAAACCGCCGAGCGCGCCGCCGAACGTGCTGCCGAGCTGGAAGCCGCGCGCATCGAGGCCCTGCGCAACCCCGCGCCGCCGCCGGCCTACCCAGCGTATCCAACCCCGGCACCGGCACCCATCATCATTGCACCGCCCTACGGCTATCCGCTTCCCGGCCACGGCGGGCGACCACCGCACTGGCGCCCGCCACCGCCGCCGCCCGAAATCACCCGCTGCAACGTCTTTCGCTGCTACGACCGCCAGGGCAACAGCTACCCACGCTGA
- a CDS encoding CDP-6-deoxy-delta-3,4-glucoseen reductase, with product MSSAESTAPDTAHQITVQPSGRSFQTPAGQAILAAAIGSGIGLPYGCKDGACGSCKCRKLSGSVEHGPHQQKALSDAEEAAGFILTCCARPLTDVVIESRQVTDESSYPIRKLPVRVAQLQRLSHDAMQLRLQLPAADTFRYHAGQYIEFILKDGARRAYSMANAPHTLQAGAPAVELHIRHMPGGRFTDHVFGALKEKDILRIEGPFGSFFLREDSDKPLVLLASGTGFAPLKALIEHMQHKGITRPAVLYWGGRRPRDLYLDAWVRERLQDMPQLRYVPVVSDALPEDGWTGRTGFVHQAVLDDFADLSGHQVYACGAPVVVEAARDSYSAQRGLPPEEFFADAFTSEADKHGA from the coding sequence ATGAGTAGCGCCGAGAGCACCGCCCCGGACACCGCCCACCAGATCACCGTCCAGCCCAGCGGCCGCAGCTTCCAGACGCCAGCCGGGCAGGCCATCCTGGCGGCGGCCATCGGCAGCGGCATCGGCCTGCCCTACGGCTGCAAGGACGGCGCCTGCGGCTCGTGCAAGTGCAGAAAGCTCAGCGGCTCGGTCGAGCACGGCCCGCACCAGCAAAAAGCCCTGAGCGACGCCGAGGAGGCCGCCGGCTTCATCCTGACCTGCTGCGCCCGGCCCCTGACCGATGTGGTCATCGAGTCGCGGCAGGTGACCGACGAGAGCAGCTATCCCATCCGCAAGCTGCCCGTGCGCGTGGCGCAACTGCAGCGCCTGTCGCACGACGCCATGCAGCTGCGCCTGCAACTGCCGGCAGCCGATACCTTCCGCTATCACGCCGGGCAGTACATCGAGTTCATCCTCAAGGACGGTGCGCGCCGCGCCTATTCGATGGCCAACGCGCCGCACACCCTGCAGGCCGGCGCGCCAGCGGTGGAGCTGCACATCCGCCACATGCCGGGCGGGCGCTTCACCGACCACGTCTTCGGGGCGCTCAAGGAAAAGGACATCCTGCGCATCGAAGGGCCATTCGGCAGCTTCTTCCTGCGCGAAGACAGCGACAAGCCCCTGGTGCTGCTGGCCTCGGGCACGGGTTTTGCGCCGCTCAAGGCACTGATCGAGCACATGCAGCACAAGGGCATCACGCGCCCTGCCGTGCTGTACTGGGGTGGCCGGCGCCCGCGCGACCTGTACCTGGACGCCTGGGTGCGCGAGCGCCTGCAGGACATGCCGCAGCTGCGCTACGTGCCGGTGGTCTCCGACGCCCTGCCCGAGGACGGCTGGACGGGGCGCACCGGCTTCGTCCATCAGGCGGTGCTGGACGACTTTGCCGACCTGTCGGGCCACCAGGTCTATGCCTGCGGCGCACCGGTGGTGGTCGAGGCCGCCCGCGACAGCTACAGCGCCCAGCGCGGCCTGCCGCCCGAGGAGTTCTTTGCCGACGCCTTCACCTCCGAGGCCGACAAGCACGGCGCCTGA
- a CDS encoding AI-2E family transporter, which produces MVGTLVLVMLQGLLPGLLTVCLGFLLTRWLAARLSWLPQGGPGSNRAGSLAAALVMLSPLLLVALALSHSRSYILAAPAQYRELLDFLARTVLELRLKLPPDIAAQLPEGAAEIQRTIAGYLAAKAGALAVAGRVWLAGLLYAYVGLLIGALAAVRARGRSHGPLAQALTLRVARLGDAFRQIVAAQFWIASFNTLLTATFLLAVLPLWGMRLPYTPALITLTFIAGLVPIVGNLLCNAVITLVGLSVSPTAAVACLAFLILIHKAEYVINAKVVGQRTHMGVWELLSVMFVAEAVFGPAGLVAAPLFYAYLKKELEAEKLV; this is translated from the coding sequence ATGGTCGGCACACTGGTGCTGGTCATGCTGCAAGGCCTGTTGCCAGGCCTGTTGACCGTCTGCCTGGGTTTCTTGCTGACGCGCTGGCTGGCCGCCCGGCTGAGCTGGCTGCCGCAGGGCGGCCCGGGCAGCAACCGCGCCGGCAGCCTGGCGGCGGCGCTGGTCATGCTCTCGCCGCTGCTGCTGGTGGCGCTGGCGCTGTCGCACTCGCGCAGCTACATCCTGGCTGCGCCGGCGCAGTACCGCGAGCTGCTGGATTTTCTGGCGCGCACCGTGTTGGAGCTGCGCCTGAAGCTGCCGCCCGACATCGCCGCACAGCTGCCCGAGGGCGCCGCCGAGATCCAGCGCACCATCGCCGGCTACCTGGCGGCCAAGGCCGGCGCACTGGCCGTGGCCGGGCGTGTCTGGCTGGCCGGACTGCTGTACGCCTATGTCGGCCTGCTGATCGGCGCGCTGGCCGCCGTGCGTGCGCGCGGGCGCTCGCACGGCCCGCTGGCGCAGGCGCTGACCCTGCGCGTGGCGCGCCTGGGCGACGCCTTCCGCCAGATCGTCGCCGCGCAGTTCTGGATCGCCTCGTTCAACACCTTGCTCACCGCCACCTTCCTGCTGGCCGTGCTGCCGCTGTGGGGCATGCGCCTGCCCTACACGCCGGCGCTGATCACGCTCACTTTCATCGCCGGGCTGGTGCCCATCGTCGGCAATTTGCTGTGCAACGCCGTGATCACGCTGGTCGGCCTGTCGGTCTCGCCCACGGCGGCGGTGGCCTGCCTGGCCTTTCTGATCCTGATCCACAAGGCCGAGTACGTCATCAACGCCAAGGTGGTCGGCCAGCGCACGCACATGGGCGTGTGGGAGCTGCTGTCGGTCATGTTCGTTGCCGAGGCCGTCTTCGGCCCCGCCGGGCTGGTGGCCGCGCCACTGTTCTACGCCTACCTGAAAAAGGAGCTGGAGGCGGAAAAGCTGGTCTGA
- the pcnB gene encoding polynucleotide adenylyltransferase PcnB, whose amino-acid sequence MIKTFIDKLLGKKGGAGAGRAAAGKKRFGKREEVPASVHGIDPQLVDKRAFEVVRTLQEAGHEAYIVGGAVRDLLLGLKPKDFDVATNATPEQVKALFRRAFIIGKRFRIVHVVHGRGREHDVVEVSTFRAYLDNSAAEQVKGNEKTSRAQLAGMEHAVDASGRVLRDNVWGPQEEDAARRDFTVNAMYYDPQTQIVVDYHKGIQDAGKRVLRMIGDAAARYREDPVRIIRAVRFAAKLSPLGFELEPKTARPLVASEHLLADVPQSRLFDEMLKLLQTGHAIATIEQLKKLGLARGIYPLLDVVVERAEVPLVRAALLDTDRRVAEGKAVAPSFLLACVLWQDVQAGWQQRLEAGEHTFPALQDAIDAVFDQRIGDVSGRGKLAADMREIWVMQPRFDKRSGNTPFSMVAHIRFRAGFDFLRLRADVGEVREGLVEWWQEFSITDDARRHDLLAQVREELRQQQRAQQKKNQPVVRRVTPAAPPPAAAAAAGALEPVDPVDPLEAQTAALAHDDAAPAKKRRRRRRKPAGGGSAEGDAGAGGPNGTGAANDVNGADSAGSQGRQGAE is encoded by the coding sequence ATGATCAAGACCTTCATCGACAAGCTGCTGGGCAAGAAGGGCGGCGCTGGCGCTGGCCGCGCCGCCGCCGGCAAGAAGCGCTTCGGCAAGCGCGAGGAAGTGCCCGCCAGCGTCCACGGCATCGACCCGCAACTGGTGGACAAGCGCGCCTTCGAGGTGGTGCGCACGCTGCAGGAGGCCGGCCACGAGGCCTACATCGTCGGCGGCGCGGTGCGCGACCTGCTGCTGGGCCTCAAGCCCAAGGATTTCGACGTGGCCACCAATGCCACGCCCGAGCAGGTCAAGGCGCTGTTCCGGCGCGCCTTCATCATTGGCAAGCGCTTTCGCATCGTGCATGTGGTGCATGGCCGCGGGCGCGAGCATGACGTGGTGGAAGTCTCCACCTTCCGCGCCTACCTCGACAACAGCGCCGCCGAGCAGGTCAAGGGCAACGAAAAGACCAGCCGCGCCCAGCTGGCCGGCATGGAGCACGCCGTCGATGCCAGTGGCCGGGTGCTGCGCGACAACGTCTGGGGGCCGCAGGAGGAAGATGCCGCGCGGCGCGACTTCACCGTCAACGCCATGTACTACGACCCGCAGACGCAGATCGTGGTGGACTACCACAAGGGCATCCAGGACGCGGGCAAGCGCGTGCTGCGCATGATCGGCGACGCGGCGGCGCGCTACCGCGAAGACCCGGTGCGCATCATCCGCGCCGTGCGTTTTGCCGCCAAGCTCAGCCCGCTGGGTTTCGAGCTGGAGCCCAAGACGGCCAGGCCGCTGGTGGCCAGCGAGCATCTGCTGGCCGACGTGCCGCAAAGCCGGCTGTTCGACGAAATGCTCAAGCTTTTGCAGACCGGCCACGCGATTGCCACCATCGAGCAGCTGAAAAAACTGGGCCTGGCGCGCGGCATCTATCCGCTGCTGGATGTGGTGGTCGAGCGCGCCGAGGTGCCGCTGGTGCGCGCCGCGCTGCTGGACACCGACCGCCGCGTGGCCGAGGGCAAGGCCGTGGCGCCGAGCTTTCTGCTGGCCTGCGTGCTGTGGCAGGACGTGCAGGCCGGCTGGCAGCAGCGCCTGGAGGCGGGCGAGCACACCTTCCCGGCGCTGCAGGACGCCATCGACGCGGTGTTCGACCAGCGCATCGGCGACGTGTCCGGGCGCGGCAAGCTGGCGGCCGACATGCGCGAGATCTGGGTCATGCAGCCGCGCTTTGACAAGCGCTCGGGCAACACGCCCTTCAGCATGGTGGCGCACATCCGCTTTCGCGCCGGCTTCGACTTTCTGCGCCTGCGCGCCGACGTGGGCGAGGTGCGCGAGGGCCTGGTCGAGTGGTGGCAGGAGTTTTCCATCACCGATGACGCACGCCGCCATGACCTGCTGGCCCAGGTGCGCGAGGAGCTGCGCCAGCAGCAGCGCGCCCAGCAAAAGAAGAATCAGCCGGTGGTGCGCCGGGTGACGCCGGCAGCGCCGCCGCCAGCTGCTGCGGCTGCAGCGGGTGCCCTTGAGCCAGTTGACCCGGTTGATCCGCTTGAGGCACAGACGGCAGCGCTGGCACATGACGACGCGGCGCCGGCCAAGAAGCGCCGCCGGCGCCGGCGCAAGCCTGCTGGCGGCGGCAGCGCCGAGGGCGACGCTGGCGCTGGCGGCCCGAATGGCACGGGCGCTGCGAACGATGTGAACGGTGCAGACAGCGCCGGCAGCCAAGGCCGGCAGGGCGCCGAATGA
- a CDS encoding HAD family hydrolase — protein sequence MSTDPTPQRPRLALFDLDHTLLPLDSDYEWGEFTIRLGWCERGEFGRRNQAFYDDYVAGRLDVHDYVRFATEAVCQRGQQAAEAAHAQFMREVIQPAIRPEALDLLARHRAAGDELVIITATNEFVTRPIARALGVEQLLAVELARGANGWYSGAIHGVPSMREGKVQRMDAWLAARGLAWQDVDSTFYSDSFNDVPLLERVTRPVATNPDARLRALATERGWPILELFAPKAP from the coding sequence ATGTCCACTGACCCCACCCCGCAGCGCCCGCGCCTGGCCCTGTTCGACCTGGATCACACGCTGCTGCCGCTCGACTCGGACTACGAGTGGGGCGAGTTCACCATCCGCCTGGGCTGGTGCGAGCGCGGCGAATTCGGCCGGCGCAACCAGGCCTTCTACGACGACTATGTTGCCGGGCGGCTGGATGTACACGACTACGTGCGCTTTGCCACCGAGGCCGTCTGCCAGCGCGGCCAGCAGGCCGCCGAGGCGGCGCACGCGCAGTTCATGCGCGAGGTCATACAGCCGGCCATCCGGCCCGAGGCGCTCGATCTGCTGGCGCGCCACCGCGCCGCCGGCGACGAGCTGGTCATCATCACCGCCACCAACGAATTCGTGACCCGGCCCATCGCCCGCGCCCTGGGCGTGGAGCAATTGCTGGCCGTGGAGCTGGCGCGCGGCGCGAACGGCTGGTACAGCGGCGCCATCCACGGCGTGCCCTCCATGCGCGAGGGCAAGGTGCAGCGCATGGATGCCTGGCTGGCCGCGCGCGGCCTGGCCTGGCAGGACGTGGACAGCACCTTCTACAGCGACTCCTTCAACGACGTGCCGCTGCTGGAGCGGGTCACCCGCCCGGTGGCCACCAATCCCGACGCGCGATTGCGCGCCCTGGCCACCGAACGCGGCTGGCCCATCCTGGAACTGTTTGCCCCGAAAGCACCATGA
- a CDS encoding four-helix bundle copper-binding protein, translating into MTQQAPSTLSASRYADCIQACNACAAACDFCAAACLREDDVAHMARCIALDMDCAAICRLAAAAMARASDYAADICALCARICEACAKECQSHQHAHCQECAKACAHCARMCREMASA; encoded by the coding sequence ATGACCCAGCAAGCTCCCTCCACCCTGTCCGCCTCCCGCTACGCCGACTGCATCCAGGCCTGCAATGCCTGCGCCGCTGCCTGCGACTTCTGCGCCGCCGCCTGCCTGCGCGAGGACGACGTGGCGCACATGGCGCGCTGCATCGCGCTGGATATGGACTGCGCCGCCATCTGCCGCCTGGCCGCCGCCGCCATGGCGCGCGCCAGCGACTACGCTGCCGACATCTGCGCGCTGTGCGCCCGTATCTGCGAGGCCTGCGCCAAGGAATGCCAGTCGCACCAGCACGCCCACTGCCAGGAATGCGCCAAGGCCTGCGCGCACTGCGCGCGCATGTGCCGCGAGATGGCCTCGGCCTGA
- the folK gene encoding 2-amino-4-hydroxy-6-hydroxymethyldihydropteridine diphosphokinase — MSAARPDAVSAWIGLGANLGDARAALRAAVASMDALADTRVLQVSSLWCSAPVDAQGPDYLNAVAHLQTGLPALALLHALQAIETGAGRQRPWRNAPRTLDLDVLLYGAERHGTPALTVPHPRLAERAFVLLPLAELAPHLVTPEQRAAVAGQRIERVADAPAWLGGSD; from the coding sequence ATGAGTGCCGCCCGGCCCGATGCCGTGTCCGCCTGGATCGGCCTGGGCGCCAACCTGGGTGATGCCCGCGCCGCACTGCGCGCCGCCGTGGCCAGCATGGATGCGCTGGCGGATACGCGCGTGCTGCAAGTGTCCTCGCTGTGGTGCAGCGCGCCGGTGGACGCGCAGGGGCCGGATTATCTGAACGCCGTGGCGCACCTGCAGACCGGCCTGCCGGCCCTGGCGCTGCTGCACGCCCTGCAGGCCATCGAAACCGGCGCAGGCCGCCAGCGGCCCTGGCGCAATGCGCCGCGCACGCTGGATCTGGACGTGCTGCTGTATGGCGCCGAGCGCCACGGCACGCCCGCGCTGACCGTGCCGCATCCGCGCCTGGCCGAGCGCGCCTTCGTGCTGCTGCCACTGGCCGAACTGGCGCCGCATCTGGTCACGCCCGAGCAGCGCGCGGCGGTGGCCGGCCAGCGCATCGAGCGTGTTGCCGATGCGCCTGCCTGGCTCGGCGGCAGCGACTGA